In uncultured Bacteroides sp., one genomic interval encodes:
- a CDS encoding DEAD/DEAH box helicase family protein: MNFKELNIKPCYESGVDDIIEDYYVPVLGASVLYDRIAGFFASSSMAVAARGLSDFIQNGGKMRLITSPRLNSDDLEVIKKIAEDSSELTLRDFGIDKDNLEVEFEKNHVKALGWMLANGLLEMKLAIVFNEDGSICDNETISEKGLFHQKVGILRDKDGNELSFSGSINETAAAWVNNDEEFKVFKEWSESHDYYLRDKQRFDEIWNGERKNVKVFNLPSAVKADIVRYSSDFKTESISLRKYRTLKLKNFNFKQDKKLFFYQADALNKWKENSYRLLFEMATGTGKTRTAIAGIKYLNQTRKKLITIISTPQNTLSKQWKEEVDALGLCFDESDVVDGSVVNWEGLLTKLLYKNGAGLADHCVFYTTHITASSEKFIGAFTTCLHPDTEVLFVGDETHWLGARKLQNALLDIYKYRIGLSATPSRWFDDSGTARLVDYYGNANFEFTIKDALTEYNPMTGKHFLVNYNYLISTVRLNGDETKEYQSVSNRISKIWRMKDHDADAALRLERLMEKRANIIKNAESKYEELERILDELDAKGGIQNLIIFVSPQQIQSVLGILNERGVISHKLTEKEGTKPERRYNNKSERETIIAKFKAGVYKALVAIKCMDEGIDIPTADVGILMASSTNPREYVQRIGRIIRQAPDKKFANLYDICVDTIAGLDDDVAELERKIRAKEQIRLREIAENAINSIDALKIINTLD, from the coding sequence ATGAACTTTAAGGAGCTAAATATCAAACCTTGCTATGAGTCGGGTGTTGACGATATCATAGAGGACTATTATGTTCCTGTTTTAGGTGCATCAGTCCTCTATGACCGCATTGCTGGTTTCTTTGCATCTTCGTCCATGGCTGTTGCAGCTCGTGGGCTTTCTGACTTTATTCAGAATGGTGGAAAGATGCGACTCATTACAAGCCCTCGTTTGAATAGCGACGACCTTGAAGTCATCAAAAAAATAGCTGAAGACAGTAGCGAACTCACTCTTAGAGATTTTGGTATTGATAAAGACAACCTAGAGGTAGAGTTTGAAAAAAATCATGTAAAGGCCCTTGGATGGATGTTGGCAAATGGCTTACTGGAAATGAAGCTTGCCATCGTTTTCAATGAAGATGGCTCGATCTGTGATAACGAAACAATCTCGGAAAAAGGATTGTTTCACCAGAAGGTTGGCATACTACGTGATAAAGACGGCAATGAACTTTCATTTAGTGGCTCAATAAACGAGACTGCCGCAGCATGGGTAAACAACGACGAAGAGTTTAAAGTTTTTAAAGAATGGTCTGAATCACATGATTATTATCTGCGTGACAAACAGCGCTTTGACGAAATTTGGAACGGAGAGCGTAAGAATGTGAAGGTATTCAATCTTCCAAGTGCAGTGAAGGCAGATATCGTACGTTACTCTTCAGATTTCAAAACTGAGAGTATTTCTTTGAGGAAGTACCGTACACTTAAACTCAAGAACTTTAATTTTAAACAAGACAAGAAATTGTTTTTCTACCAAGCTGATGCACTTAATAAATGGAAAGAAAATAGCTACCGTTTGTTATTTGAAATGGCAACAGGTACAGGAAAAACACGTACGGCCATTGCTGGTATTAAGTACTTAAATCAAACTCGAAAGAAGTTAATTACCATTATATCAACACCTCAAAATACATTGTCAAAGCAATGGAAAGAGGAGGTAGATGCCCTGGGCTTATGCTTCGATGAGAGTGATGTCGTTGATGGTTCTGTAGTTAACTGGGAGGGACTTCTGACAAAGTTATTATATAAAAATGGAGCTGGACTAGCTGATCATTGTGTATTCTACACGACACATATTACGGCTTCATCAGAGAAATTTATAGGAGCTTTTACAACCTGTCTACACCCCGACACTGAAGTTTTGTTTGTGGGTGACGAAACTCATTGGCTTGGAGCACGGAAGCTACAAAATGCACTATTAGATATTTATAAATATAGAATAGGTTTGAGTGCAACTCCTAGTCGTTGGTTTGATGATTCAGGAACAGCAAGACTTGTAGACTATTATGGCAATGCGAACTTCGAGTTTACCATCAAAGATGCGTTAACAGAGTATAACCCCATGACCGGGAAGCACTTTCTTGTTAACTATAACTACCTTATTTCGACAGTTAGGCTTAATGGTGATGAAACGAAGGAGTACCAATCAGTTTCAAATCGTATAAGTAAGATATGGCGAATGAAGGATCATGATGCTGATGCAGCTCTACGTCTTGAACGCTTAATGGAGAAGCGTGCAAATATTATTAAGAATGCAGAAAGCAAATATGAAGAACTTGAACGTATCTTGGATGAACTAGATGCTAAAGGTGGCATACAAAATCTCATAATATTTGTTTCTCCACAGCAGATACAGAGCGTTTTAGGTATATTAAATGAACGAGGTGTTATCTCTCATAAGCTAACTGAAAAAGAGGGCACTAAGCCTGAACGCAGATATAATAATAAGTCTGAGCGTGAAACTATAATAGCCAAATTTAAAGCAGGAGTCTATAAAGCTCTCGTTGCAATAAAATGTATGGACGAAGGCATTGATATTCCAACGGCTGATGTAGGCATTCTAATGGCATCAAGTACTAATCCACGCGAGTATGTTCAACGTATCGGTCGTATCATTAGACAAGCACCTGATAAAAAGTTTGCGAACCTATATGACATATGTGTAGATACAATAGCAGGTCTCGATGATGATGTGGCTGAACTCGAACGTAAGATTAGAGCTAAGGAACAAATTCGCCTTAGAGAAATAGCTGAGAATGCAATAAATTCAATAGATGCACTAAAAATAATAAATACTTTAGATTAG
- a CDS encoding L-serine ammonia-lyase, iron-sulfur-dependent, subunit alpha, with amino-acid sequence MNIHEVEKEQIISLVKREVVPAIGCTEPISVALCVAKAAEILGTLPVNIEAHLSANILKNAMGVGIPGTGMIGLPIAIALGALIGKSSYELEVLKDCTPDDVERGKQLIEQQAIHISLKENIEEKLYIEVVCKAEGKRSTAIISGGHKDFVYLAVDDNVLLDKRTASVAEKSEQDPELNLRKVYDFAMETPLEEISFILETKRLNMAAAELALDGDYGHGLGKTLQSKMERHIMGDNTFAHILSYTSAACDARMAGAMIPVMSNSGSGNQGISATLPVAVFAEENHNSEEELIRALMLSHLTAIYIKQSLGRLSALCGCVVAATGSSCGITYLMGGGYEQVSFAVKNMIANLTGMICDGAKPSCALKVSSGVSTAVLSAMLAMQQKCVTSVEGIIDDDVDRSIRNLTRIGSEAMNETDQMVLDIMTHKC; translated from the coding sequence ATGAATATTCACGAAGTTGAAAAAGAACAGATTATCTCGCTGGTGAAGCGCGAGGTTGTTCCGGCAATTGGTTGCACAGAGCCTATTTCGGTAGCGCTTTGTGTGGCTAAAGCCGCCGAAATATTGGGTACGCTTCCAGTTAATATTGAAGCTCATCTTAGCGCAAACATTTTAAAGAATGCCATGGGCGTGGGAATTCCAGGAACAGGAATGATTGGTTTGCCAATAGCAATTGCACTTGGTGCGTTGATTGGTAAGTCTTCCTATGAACTGGAAGTCCTGAAGGATTGCACCCCCGATGATGTGGAACGAGGCAAACAGCTGATAGAACAGCAGGCCATCCACATCTCCCTAAAAGAAAATATTGAAGAAAAACTCTATATTGAAGTTGTTTGCAAAGCCGAAGGTAAGCGCTCAACTGCCATTATCTCTGGTGGACATAAAGATTTTGTTTACCTGGCTGTTGATGATAATGTTCTTCTGGATAAACGTACGGCTTCTGTTGCTGAGAAATCAGAACAAGATCCGGAACTGAACTTGCGTAAAGTTTATGATTTTGCCATGGAAACGCCTTTGGAAGAGATATCCTTTATTCTTGAAACCAAACGACTGAATATGGCTGCTGCCGAACTTGCTCTGGATGGTGATTACGGACATGGACTGGGAAAAACTCTGCAAAGTAAGATGGAACGCCACATTATGGGCGATAACACGTTTGCGCATATTTTATCATACACATCTGCAGCTTGCGATGCTCGTATGGCAGGAGCAATGATCCCTGTAATGAGTAATTCGGGTAGTGGTAATCAGGGAATCTCGGCTACGCTTCCGGTGGCGGTTTTTGCTGAAGAAAATCACAATTCGGAAGAAGAACTGATTCGTGCACTGATGCTAAGCCATCTGACTGCAATTTATATCAAACAGAGTTTAGGCAGACTGTCTGCTCTTTGCGGGTGTGTAGTAGCGGCTACAGGTTCCAGTTGCGGTATCACTTATCTGATGGGTGGTGGTTACGAACAAGTATCTTTTGCCGTAAAGAATATGATTGCCAATCTTACCGGAATGATTTGCGACGGTGCCAAACCAAGTTGTGCACTAAAGGTGAGCAGTGGTGTATCAACAGCAGTTCTGTCTGCCATGCTTGCTATGCAACAGAAATGTGTTACATCCGTAGAAGGAATTATTGACGATGATGTAGATCGCAGTATCCGCAACCTGACAAGAATTGGTTCCGAAGCTATGAATGAAACTGACCAGATGGTTTTGGATATTATGACACATAAGTGCTGA
- a CDS encoding antitoxin HicB has product MKTVEVIVEHAGKNFSAYIEGAPIITVGNDMREIEDNMSEAIQLYLEDNPNPVELLVGEFELKFKIDAATFINYYSNIFTKAALSRITGINERQLWHYAAGVHKPRKTQLEKIQNGIKALTKELQAISLV; this is encoded by the coding sequence ATGAAAACAGTAGAAGTGATTGTAGAACATGCAGGAAAGAATTTTAGTGCTTATATAGAAGGTGCTCCAATTATTACCGTTGGTAATGATATGAGAGAGATTGAAGATAATATGAGCGAAGCTATCCAACTGTATTTGGAAGATAATCCAAATCCTGTTGAATTGTTGGTTGGAGAATTTGAGCTTAAGTTCAAGATAGATGCTGCTACCTTTATTAATTACTACAGTAATATATTTACGAAAGCTGCATTGAGTAGAATAACCGGAATTAATGAACGTCAGCTATGGCATTATGCGGCAGGAGTGCATAAGCCTCGTAAAACTCAGCTTGAAAAGATTCAAAATGGTATTAAGGCATTGACAAAAGAACTTCAGGCTATTAGTCTGGTATAG
- a CDS encoding AAA family ATPase, which yields MRIESIDIQNFRQYRNLQFKFSCAAEQNDLHIIYAKNGVGKTNVLNAITWCLYDSEMHLGNKYTASPILNNLQVQEIREHLVDGGSAIGDAFVRILFTSDDSAEKVRFQRVGKFNVTNEAVVPVSTEFSIMHFKDGEWNSVDSEEETLSLVKKNVPEEIHEYIFFDGEHLEDYFKAGQLENVKNGIEELTQAKIIEKAETAFNNYLTGVLNPQIANSSVRDIATAQKDLDNIQSAIDTSTAAVDTFTTQIHKCDDEIAELDNTISGHIHVSEKTARLKEVETLIDNLKVTIDQKKDQMMVFVREYLQCFAMYPAIKSLYKYIQEQDKHGKLPPRIDKFLLDSIEHHKHCCVCDQPLSDHSFNFIDELKKELEVSSETSALLNKAVVFLRQYLAKIANYQDKRVAMMNEINSLSKQYDDYLDEEKQLNTYLMNIPNTEAITKAIEQKKLFKAERDKIVAKKGVEEAHRNELNTKYVNQNKKLKSLIDKNKQLERISEQAEYCKKCRNILKETRLELLEESRNEMENETFDTFSKLLWKKDAFSKVEILEDYTFRLLDNYGSQTLGSCSAAERALLALSFTLALQKVSMHDSLLFIDTPIGRVDDENRINFINTLCEIAKSKQVILTFTPTEFDEKVSGALQNQYSTFTKLSFEDSVTVIK from the coding sequence ATGCGAATAGAGAGTATAGATATTCAGAATTTCCGACAGTACAGAAATCTGCAATTTAAGTTTTCATGTGCTGCAGAACAGAATGACCTACATATAATCTATGCCAAGAATGGTGTAGGTAAAACAAATGTGCTCAATGCCATAACTTGGTGCCTCTACGATTCGGAGATGCACCTAGGTAACAAATATACTGCGAGTCCGATTCTTAACAACTTACAGGTTCAAGAAATACGTGAACATCTTGTTGATGGTGGTAGTGCTATAGGCGATGCTTTTGTCAGAATATTGTTTACTTCAGACGACTCAGCAGAGAAAGTTAGATTTCAGCGTGTAGGTAAGTTCAATGTAACAAACGAGGCAGTGGTACCAGTTAGCACAGAATTTTCTATCATGCATTTCAAAGATGGAGAGTGGAACTCTGTAGATTCAGAAGAGGAAACACTATCTTTGGTAAAAAAGAATGTACCTGAAGAGATTCATGAATACATCTTCTTTGACGGTGAACATTTGGAGGATTATTTCAAAGCAGGTCAGCTTGAAAATGTAAAGAATGGTATTGAGGAACTTACTCAAGCAAAAATAATAGAGAAAGCAGAAACTGCCTTCAATAATTACTTGACTGGTGTTCTAAATCCTCAGATCGCAAATTCCTCAGTGAGGGATATTGCTACAGCTCAAAAGGATTTGGATAACATTCAGTCGGCTATTGACACATCTACTGCAGCTGTTGATACTTTTACAACACAGATACATAAGTGTGATGATGAGATTGCAGAACTCGACAATACCATAAGCGGCCATATACATGTTTCAGAGAAAACAGCTCGTCTCAAAGAAGTAGAAACATTGATTGACAACCTTAAGGTTACTATAGATCAGAAGAAAGACCAAATGATGGTATTCGTACGCGAGTATTTACAGTGCTTTGCTATGTATCCTGCAATCAAAAGCCTATATAAGTACATACAGGAGCAAGATAAGCATGGAAAACTTCCTCCGCGTATTGATAAGTTTTTGCTTGACTCAATTGAGCATCATAAGCATTGTTGTGTGTGCGACCAGCCATTGAGTGACCATTCATTCAACTTTATTGATGAGTTGAAAAAGGAGTTGGAGGTATCTTCTGAAACATCGGCTCTTCTTAATAAGGCTGTTGTATTCCTTCGTCAGTATCTAGCAAAGATTGCCAACTACCAAGACAAACGTGTGGCTATGATGAATGAAATCAATTCTTTGAGCAAGCAATATGATGATTATCTTGACGAGGAGAAGCAACTCAATACTTACTTGATGAACATTCCTAATACAGAGGCTATTACCAAAGCCATTGAACAGAAGAAGTTATTCAAGGCTGAACGCGATAAGATTGTAGCGAAGAAGGGTGTAGAAGAGGCTCATAGAAATGAACTTAATACTAAGTATGTGAATCAGAATAAGAAACTGAAATCACTCATAGATAAGAATAAGCAACTTGAGAGAATCAGCGAACAAGCAGAATACTGCAAGAAGTGTCGTAATATTCTCAAGGAGACACGTCTTGAGTTACTTGAAGAGAGTCGTAACGAGATGGAGAATGAAACTTTTGATACTTTCTCAAAACTTCTTTGGAAGAAAGATGCGTTCTCAAAAGTAGAGATACTCGAAGACTATACTTTCCGTTTGCTTGATAATTATGGTTCACAGACATTGGGCTCATGTAGTGCAGCCGAACGTGCATTGCTTGCACTTTCGTTTACGCTTGCTTTGCAGAAGGTGTCTATGCACGATTCATTGTTGTTTATTGATACTCCTATTGGACGTGTTGATGATGAGAACCGCATAAACTTTATCAATACTCTCTGCGAGATTGCAAAGTCTAAGCAGGTGATTCTTACATTCACTCCTACTGAATTTGACGAAAAGGTTAGTGGAGCTTTGCAAAACCAGTATAGCACATTTACTAAATTGTCATTTGAAGATAGTGTAACTGTAATAAAGTAA